One Chitinophaga varians DNA window includes the following coding sequences:
- a CDS encoding RagB/SusD family nutrient uptake outer membrane protein, whose translation MNVKLLMNMKLHKLLNITLAAAVALSGCRKLDVDVESRYTPGNFPTNNASYAAAVGAVYAQLANSKSGDATYFMNGTGFSYGVDYWMLQELSTDEAIIPARDGNYDDGGKYRFLHLHTWTGNLPFVISSWQWGFGGINIANNAMNLVKSLPDGPQKNTATAELKAMRSLFYFFMMDSFGNVPIVDTYPVASLPETKPRKEVFAFIESSLKSALPDLPTKVDGSTYGRATKWMAFALLQKMYLNAEYYTGTPRYTDAVAMADSILINAPYTLDGDYSSIFKPDNGPQIRETIFAIPYDANLIPGCHFTRFGLHPFLKAKFDLPDAFGPSVALSTIADFYAFFNLPNDVRNNTWLAGGQYNKDGSKNIVRTSTKTLDASSQGPDQPIDWWVTITPEMKLKPGGEGKLDVGNDLLGQLKGVRSIKFYPDKNINTSTRFQNNDMPVFRLSDVLMMKAEAILRGAAPTTVNGELQTADVLVNKIRSRAGTIPVAGITLDDMLVERAREFAWEGWRRNDLIRFGKFEGQWGFKQKDNDVFRRIFPIPEIELALNPKLTRNPGY comes from the coding sequence ATGAACGTTAAGCTACTGATGAATATGAAACTGCATAAATTACTGAATATAACCCTGGCAGCGGCCGTGGCCCTGTCCGGATGCCGCAAGCTGGATGTGGACGTGGAATCCCGTTACACGCCCGGTAACTTCCCCACCAACAACGCTTCCTACGCAGCGGCAGTAGGCGCGGTATATGCCCAGCTGGCCAACTCCAAATCCGGCGACGCCACCTACTTCATGAACGGTACCGGTTTCAGCTACGGCGTGGACTACTGGATGCTGCAGGAACTGAGCACTGACGAAGCCATCATCCCCGCCCGTGACGGTAACTACGACGACGGTGGTAAATACCGCTTCCTGCACCTGCATACCTGGACCGGCAACCTGCCTTTTGTGATCAGCTCGTGGCAATGGGGCTTCGGTGGCATCAATATCGCCAACAACGCGATGAACCTCGTCAAAAGCCTGCCGGATGGTCCACAGAAAAATACTGCTACCGCTGAACTGAAAGCCATGCGCTCTTTGTTCTACTTTTTTATGATGGACTCCTTCGGCAACGTTCCCATCGTAGATACGTACCCGGTGGCCTCCCTGCCGGAAACCAAACCACGTAAGGAAGTTTTCGCCTTCATCGAAAGTTCGCTGAAATCGGCGCTGCCTGATCTGCCCACCAAAGTGGACGGCTCTACCTATGGCCGCGCTACCAAATGGATGGCATTTGCCCTGCTGCAGAAAATGTACCTCAACGCGGAATACTACACCGGTACGCCCCGTTATACAGACGCAGTGGCCATGGCAGACAGTATCCTCATCAACGCGCCCTACACGCTGGACGGCGATTACAGCTCGATCTTCAAACCGGACAACGGTCCGCAGATCCGGGAAACCATCTTCGCCATTCCTTATGACGCCAATCTCATCCCCGGTTGCCACTTTACCCGTTTCGGCCTGCATCCTTTCCTGAAAGCGAAGTTCGACCTGCCGGACGCTTTCGGCCCCAGCGTGGCGCTCAGTACCATCGCCGATTTCTACGCTTTCTTCAACCTGCCCAACGACGTGCGCAACAACACCTGGCTGGCAGGAGGGCAATACAATAAAGATGGCTCAAAAAATATCGTCCGCACCAGCACCAAAACACTCGATGCCTCCTCCCAGGGACCTGACCAGCCTATCGACTGGTGGGTGACCATTACACCGGAAATGAAACTCAAACCCGGCGGCGAAGGAAAACTGGACGTAGGCAACGACCTGCTGGGACAACTCAAAGGCGTTCGCTCTATCAAATTCTATCCCGACAAAAACATCAATACGTCCACCCGCTTCCAGAACAACGATATGCCCGTGTTCCGCCTTTCTGATGTGTTGATGATGAAGGCAGAAGCGATCCTTCGCGGTGCTGCGCCTACAACGGTGAACGGGGAACTGCAAACGGCCGATGTGCTGGTAAATAAAATCCGCAGCCGTGCCGGTACTATACCGGTGGCCGGTATCACGCTCGACGACATGCTCGTGGAACGCGCCCGCGAATTTGCCTGGGAAGGATGGAGAAGAAATGACCTGATCCGCTTCGGTAAATTTGAAGGCCAATGGGGCTTTAAACAGAAAGACAATGATGTGTTCCGCCGCATATTCCCGATCCCGGAAATAGAACTGGCGCTGAACCCTAAACTGACCCGTAACCCGGGATATTAG
- a CDS encoding glycoside hydrolase family 43 protein, translated as MMKKYAALLAATTLALTLHAQETKLPGHAGNPVIPGWYADPEGMVLGKKYWIFPTFSAPYEQQVFFDAFSSDDLVHWKKHPRILDSAAVKWAKRAMWAPAVVQKGKQYFFFFGANDIQHNGERGGIGVAVADKPEGPYRDYLGKPLVDSIFHGAQPIDQYVFRDKDGAYYLIYGGWGHCNIARLKDDFTGFIPFADGTVFREITPEKYVEGPTMFMKNGKYYFMWSEGGWTGPDYCVAYAIADSPVGPFKRIGKILEQDETIARGAGHHSVIHNAKHDQWFIVYHRPPLDKKGANERETCIDKMEFNADGTIRPVVMTKEGVAALKL; from the coding sequence ATGATGAAAAAATATGCTGCTCTGCTGGCAGCCACCACACTGGCTTTGACGCTGCACGCACAGGAAACGAAGTTGCCAGGCCACGCCGGCAACCCGGTCATACCGGGATGGTATGCCGACCCTGAAGGCATGGTGCTCGGTAAAAAATACTGGATATTCCCCACTTTTTCCGCGCCGTATGAACAACAGGTGTTTTTCGATGCTTTTTCTTCCGATGACCTTGTCCACTGGAAAAAACATCCGCGTATCCTGGATTCTGCCGCCGTCAAATGGGCTAAACGCGCAATGTGGGCGCCCGCTGTGGTCCAAAAAGGGAAACAGTATTTTTTCTTCTTCGGCGCCAACGATATTCAGCATAATGGCGAACGTGGCGGTATAGGCGTGGCCGTAGCCGACAAACCAGAAGGCCCTTACCGTGATTATCTCGGCAAACCGCTGGTAGACAGTATCTTCCATGGCGCTCAACCAATCGACCAGTACGTGTTCAGGGACAAAGACGGGGCTTATTACCTGATCTATGGCGGATGGGGGCACTGTAATATCGCCCGGCTGAAAGATGATTTTACGGGCTTCATACCATTTGCTGATGGTACTGTTTTCCGGGAGATAACACCCGAAAAATACGTGGAAGGACCTACGATGTTTATGAAGAACGGAAAGTATTACTTTATGTGGTCGGAAGGTGGTTGGACCGGCCCGGACTATTGTGTGGCCTATGCTATCGCCGACAGTCCTGTCGGGCCTTTTAAGCGCATCGGTAAAATCCTGGAGCAGGACGAAACCATCGCCAGGGGCGCAGGCCATCACTCGGTGATTCACAATGCCAAACACGACCAGTGGTTTATCGTGTACCACCGCCCACCGCTGGACAAAAAAGGAGCCAACGAAAGGGAAACCTGCATCGATAAAATGGAATTTAATGCAGATGGTACCATCCGCCCGGTAGTGATGACCAAGGAAGGCGTCGCCGCGCTGAAACTCTGA
- a CDS encoding SusC/RagA family TonB-linked outer membrane protein — MNKFYFSSQLLNFYVKVFCAFTCMVICICLLSHDAHAQGKFSVQGKITDEKKQPLPGVSVSEAGTKTGVVTDVDGLYKLEVSSSNATLHIAFLGYDSKDVVVGGQHTIHISLAPQLRQLNDVVITGYGKTSKKNVVGSISSVSAGEFTQGVISSPSMLLQGKVPGLTVTKSGNPNQSPTVILRGPSTLRSGAQEPFYVIDGVPGAPIDLVAPDDIATIDVLKDGASTAIYGARAANGVIMVTTRRPKTDQLRIAYNAYVGIEKVAKRLEVLTGDELRKYLADNGQVLAPANNDTVPGTQKLVNTDWQNEVQRTGVSQNHNLSVMGGSKATTYGFSVNYLDNPGIIKGSALNRMSIRANVGQRAFNDRLRLDFSVFNSSTKQDNVPDAVLYNMLNYLPTVAVTRPDGSFTEDFAGNIRGSNNPVALIANNKDQTKSSRFLATGLAEVKILPGLTYTASLTTQREQFNRNVYYNSLSVLAKGNGGKANRIAWANTRNIIESYFNYDKTVGKHNFKVLAGYSWQEDRSGDGFGVTTQGFGSDALSWNNLALSNPPAGTVVFDNSAQTTLTTLRLISYYGRINYQYADKYYVQASLRNDGSSAFGKNNRWGYFPAASVGWRISQESFLKTVRALDDLKLRVSYGISGNSLGFDPLTAQLQYSTVGRYYDNGQLINAIAPVQNANPDLKWERTAMFNVGVDFTLLKGRLSGAIDYYDKQTSDLIWNYPVSTTQYIATTLLANVGKVSNKGVEIVLNADVIRGKNFTWRTTVNASHNTNKISSLANDQFTLKDIPTAILGGKGQSGNWSQKVLEGQPIGTFTLFHYLGKDKDGISTYQKADGTVTTSPSTADLMVAGSAQPKVTYGWSNTFLYKGFDLTIFIRGVSGNKILNATLAAINTPTDAKMTNISKFTLGESYNDKNSFLISDRFLENGSYLRMDNLTLGYTFKTKSQYIQSIRVYGNVNNVFTITNYRGIDPEIDLGGLTPGIDVRNYYPKTRSFIFGVNATF, encoded by the coding sequence ATGAACAAATTTTATTTCAGTAGCCAGCTGCTGAATTTTTACGTAAAGGTTTTCTGTGCTTTTACGTGCATGGTCATATGCATCTGCCTCTTGTCACACGATGCGCACGCCCAGGGAAAATTCAGTGTCCAGGGTAAAATTACAGATGAAAAAAAACAACCGCTTCCCGGTGTCAGTGTATCTGAAGCCGGCACCAAGACAGGTGTTGTAACAGACGTTGACGGTCTGTACAAACTGGAGGTGAGCAGCTCCAATGCCACGCTGCACATCGCTTTCCTCGGCTACGACAGCAAAGATGTAGTGGTCGGCGGACAACACACTATTCATATATCATTAGCACCGCAACTTCGCCAACTCAATGATGTGGTCATCACCGGTTACGGTAAAACCAGCAAAAAAAATGTGGTAGGCTCCATCTCCTCTGTCAGCGCCGGTGAATTCACACAAGGTGTGATCAGCAGCCCCTCGATGCTGCTGCAGGGAAAGGTGCCCGGTCTTACTGTCACCAAAAGCGGGAATCCTAACCAATCGCCAACGGTTATACTGAGAGGTCCCTCTACCTTACGCTCCGGTGCGCAGGAGCCTTTTTATGTGATCGATGGCGTGCCTGGCGCTCCCATCGACCTGGTGGCGCCCGATGATATTGCCACTATCGACGTACTGAAAGATGGTGCCTCTACCGCCATATATGGCGCCAGAGCGGCCAACGGCGTGATCATGGTCACCACCCGCCGCCCTAAAACAGACCAGCTTCGCATCGCTTACAACGCATATGTAGGCATCGAAAAAGTAGCCAAACGCCTCGAAGTGCTTACCGGCGACGAACTCCGTAAATACCTCGCGGACAACGGACAGGTGCTGGCACCAGCCAACAACGACACTGTTCCGGGCACACAGAAACTGGTCAATACCGACTGGCAGAACGAAGTACAACGCACCGGTGTTTCACAGAACCATAACCTGTCTGTTATGGGTGGCTCTAAAGCCACTACCTATGGTTTTAGCGTGAACTACCTCGACAACCCGGGCATCATCAAAGGCTCTGCCCTTAACCGTATGAGCATACGGGCCAATGTTGGTCAACGTGCCTTCAACGACCGTCTGCGCCTCGATTTCTCTGTGTTCAATTCTTCCACCAAACAGGACAATGTGCCAGACGCGGTATTGTACAATATGCTCAACTACCTGCCTACGGTGGCGGTTACACGTCCTGACGGCAGCTTCACGGAAGATTTTGCCGGCAACATCAGAGGCAGCAACAACCCGGTGGCACTCATCGCTAATAATAAAGACCAGACCAAATCTTCCCGCTTCCTGGCCACCGGCCTGGCAGAAGTGAAGATCCTGCCCGGTCTTACCTATACCGCCAGCCTCACCACACAGCGCGAACAATTTAACCGCAACGTATATTACAACAGCCTCTCCGTACTCGCCAAAGGCAACGGCGGTAAGGCCAATCGTATCGCCTGGGCAAACACCCGTAATATCATCGAGTCTTATTTCAACTACGATAAGACCGTCGGAAAACACAACTTCAAAGTACTGGCTGGATACTCCTGGCAGGAAGACCGTAGCGGCGATGGTTTCGGCGTAACCACCCAGGGCTTCGGCAGCGATGCGCTCTCCTGGAACAACCTCGCTCTCAGCAATCCACCTGCCGGCACAGTCGTATTCGACAACTCCGCACAGACCACCCTCACCACGCTGCGCCTCATTTCCTACTACGGCAGGATCAACTACCAGTACGCAGATAAATACTACGTACAGGCCTCCCTGCGTAATGACGGCTCTTCCGCTTTCGGTAAAAACAACCGCTGGGGCTATTTCCCCGCTGCATCAGTGGGATGGCGTATCAGCCAGGAATCGTTCCTGAAAACCGTACGCGCGCTGGATGACCTGAAACTCCGCGTGAGCTACGGCATCTCCGGTAACTCCCTCGGCTTCGATCCGCTCACGGCGCAACTGCAATACAGCACCGTAGGCCGTTACTATGATAACGGTCAGCTGATCAACGCCATCGCGCCGGTACAAAACGCCAACCCCGACCTGAAATGGGAACGTACCGCCATGTTCAACGTGGGCGTGGACTTCACCCTGCTGAAAGGTAGACTGAGCGGCGCTATCGACTATTACGATAAACAAACCTCCGACCTCATCTGGAACTACCCGGTGTCCACTACGCAGTACATAGCCACTACCTTGCTGGCCAACGTAGGCAAAGTGAGCAACAAAGGCGTGGAAATCGTGCTGAACGCAGATGTGATCAGAGGTAAGAATTTCACCTGGAGAACAACTGTCAACGCTTCCCATAATACCAATAAAATCAGCTCGCTGGCCAACGATCAGTTTACCCTGAAAGATATCCCAACTGCTATCCTCGGTGGTAAAGGGCAGTCAGGCAACTGGAGCCAGAAAGTGCTGGAAGGCCAGCCTATCGGCACTTTCACGTTGTTCCACTACCTCGGTAAAGACAAAGATGGTATCTCCACCTATCAGAAAGCCGATGGCACCGTTACCACTTCGCCCAGCACCGCTGACCTGATGGTTGCCGGTTCCGCGCAACCGAAAGTCACCTACGGATGGAGCAACACCTTCCTGTATAAAGGTTTCGATCTGACCATTTTCATTCGTGGCGTGTCCGGCAACAAAATCCTGAACGCTACGCTGGCAGCCATCAATACACCGACCGACGCTAAAATGACCAACATCTCCAAATTCACGCTGGGAGAGTCTTACAACGATAAAAACTCCTTCCTGATCTCTGACCGGTTCCTGGAAAATGGTTCTTACCTCCGCATGGACAACCTCACCCTGGGTTATACTTTCAAAACGAAAAGCCAGTATATCCAGTCCATTCGTGTATACGGTAACGTTAACAACGTATTTACCATTACCAACTACAGGGGTATTGATCCGGAAATTGACCTCGGCGGCCTTACACCGGGTATCGACGTACGTAACTACTATCCGAAAACCCGTTCCTTCATTTTTGGTGTGAACGCTACTTTTTAA
- a CDS encoding AsmA-like C-terminal region-containing protein has protein sequence MKAGKKIIRVVLISLAALLLLTGIAGGILYSQQQRLTQLAVDELNKQFAGELVLEKSSISPFSNFPYMSIALHHVRFYANKRMDGKPLYEVERLYAGFSLPDLLRGRYQVRIVVVANGNVHIARAANGEVDLIKAHAFKSDSVATAVADSAEALSLDLKRVILKNIDVTYLDAVSGWKMVSHIDKMKTSFKMEGDSMALELDSKMLFDFTSRTDSTLFRNRKVSLDLKGNYDLRKNQLFLSPSTVKLENASLSLAGNAVLGKETWLDLQVKGDRPDLNLLFALVPNDIATMMEKYRRDGRIFFDGTVKGKLSKNELPAIRVNFGCENVWFQNKNIDRKVDSLGFKGYYTNGDAHTLKTSELHLLGINARPGQGVFRGNFVMKDFTDPQIVMQVYSELDLKFVGEFLGIKDLEQLQGQIALNMNFKELVDIHLPEQQLAKLKEGVQSELTVSNLEFRIPNYPLPVRKMNLHAQLRNGRLELDSIAFRIGSSDIKASGSVSDLPAIFHAQQKPIAITFRASGDAIHPGELMLADSTHKVLRQEVISGFHIGLALETSVKELLHPNPLPRGTFRLTNLGAAFKQYPHALHDFGADITINDTSLLIRNFSGHIDSSGFAFKARLNNYPLWFNKIKKGRTELAFDLKSDRIAVNDLIGPRGRKFIPQGYWYEEAGKLWLRARLNMRYDTVFKRVDAHIANISGTLKQHPIQLENIKGRIRYGANRYLVVDTLTGKIGTTDFDMNLKLYAGPDRQGKERNNFFSFKSQYLNVDELMNYDFADHTAQAKAPLKPTTVRENDSLHAAGFNIFKIPFSNFDAQVNIGKIRYQRLWMKEVLANVHMQKDQRVKVDTISVRMAGGHIGMRGVLNASDPAKLYFRSGIRLDSVDMTRMLLKFDNFGQDMVLNNNLKGRLSGHIKSHVRLHPDMTPVLSETAAQMDVEIHNGVLMDFGPMQAMSSYFKDKNLRMVRFDTLRNKLTFKNGTLEIPNMNINSSLGYIEVSGKQSLDLQMNYYLRVPMRMVTQVGFQALFGRKREEVDADQVDAIESVDKGKKGRFMHIHISGTPDKYRVGLGKARNI, from the coding sequence ATGAAAGCAGGAAAAAAAATCATCCGTGTGGTGCTGATATCGCTGGCTGCCTTGTTGCTGTTGACCGGCATCGCAGGTGGTATTCTGTACAGTCAGCAACAGCGCCTGACCCAACTGGCAGTTGACGAGCTGAATAAACAATTTGCCGGTGAACTGGTGCTGGAGAAAAGCAGCATCTCTCCTTTCAGCAATTTCCCCTATATGTCCATTGCCTTACACCATGTTCGTTTTTATGCCAACAAACGCATGGACGGGAAACCTTTGTACGAAGTGGAAAGGCTGTATGCCGGTTTCAGTCTCCCAGACCTTCTGCGGGGGCGCTACCAGGTGCGTATCGTTGTAGTGGCTAACGGTAACGTACATATTGCCCGTGCCGCCAATGGCGAAGTAGACCTGATCAAGGCACATGCCTTTAAGTCCGACAGCGTGGCTACTGCCGTCGCCGACAGCGCAGAGGCACTGAGCCTCGACCTGAAAAGGGTCATCCTGAAAAATATCGATGTGACTTATCTGGACGCCGTGTCCGGCTGGAAAATGGTGTCCCATATTGATAAAATGAAAACCTCTTTTAAGATGGAGGGCGATAGCATGGCGCTGGAACTGGACAGTAAAATGCTGTTCGATTTCACGAGCCGCACCGACAGCACGTTGTTCCGCAACCGCAAAGTGTCGCTGGACCTGAAAGGCAACTACGACCTCCGTAAAAACCAGCTGTTCCTCTCGCCCAGTACCGTCAAACTGGAAAATGCCAGTCTCTCGCTGGCCGGCAACGCCGTGCTGGGCAAAGAAACATGGCTGGACCTACAGGTTAAAGGCGACCGGCCAGACCTGAACCTCCTCTTTGCGCTGGTGCCGAACGACATCGCCACGATGATGGAAAAATACCGCCGCGACGGCCGCATCTTTTTCGACGGCACCGTCAAAGGGAAACTCTCAAAAAACGAGCTTCCCGCTATCAGGGTCAATTTCGGCTGCGAAAATGTATGGTTCCAGAACAAAAACATCGACCGTAAGGTAGATTCACTGGGCTTCAAAGGGTACTATACCAACGGCGACGCCCATACGCTGAAAACTTCCGAGCTGCACCTTCTTGGCATCAATGCCAGGCCGGGACAGGGTGTTTTCAGAGGTAATTTCGTCATGAAAGACTTCACTGACCCGCAAATCGTGATGCAGGTATATTCCGAGCTGGACCTGAAGTTTGTGGGCGAGTTCCTGGGCATCAAAGACCTGGAACAGCTGCAGGGACAGATCGCATTGAACATGAACTTCAAGGAACTGGTAGACATCCATCTTCCTGAACAACAGCTGGCCAAACTGAAAGAAGGCGTCCAAAGCGAGCTGACCGTCAGCAACCTGGAATTCCGTATACCCAACTATCCCCTGCCCGTTCGCAAAATGAACCTGCACGCGCAACTGCGCAACGGCAGACTGGAACTCGATTCCATCGCTTTTCGTATAGGCAGCTCCGATATAAAGGCCAGTGGGTCTGTCAGCGACTTGCCTGCCATCTTCCACGCGCAACAGAAGCCCATCGCCATCACCTTCAGGGCGTCCGGGGATGCCATTCATCCCGGGGAACTGATGCTGGCAGATAGTACCCATAAAGTACTAAGGCAGGAAGTGATTTCCGGTTTCCATATCGGCCTGGCGCTGGAGACGTCAGTCAAAGAACTGCTGCATCCCAACCCCTTGCCCAGAGGAACTTTCCGGCTGACTAACCTCGGCGCGGCCTTCAAACAATATCCGCATGCGCTGCATGATTTCGGCGCAGACATCACCATCAACGATACCAGCCTGCTGATACGCAACTTCAGCGGTCATATCGACAGCAGCGGCTTTGCCTTTAAAGCCAGGCTCAATAACTACCCGCTTTGGTTCAACAAAATCAAAAAAGGCCGTACCGAACTGGCGTTCGACCTGAAGTCGGACCGTATCGCCGTCAACGATCTGATCGGCCCGCGCGGGCGTAAGTTCATCCCACAGGGCTATTGGTATGAAGAAGCAGGAAAACTCTGGTTAAGGGCCAGGCTCAACATGCGTTATGACACCGTCTTCAAACGGGTAGACGCCCATATCGCCAATATTTCCGGTACGCTCAAACAACATCCGATACAACTGGAAAATATCAAGGGGAGAATTCGTTATGGCGCCAACCGCTATCTCGTTGTAGATACGCTCACCGGTAAAATAGGCACCACTGATTTTGATATGAACCTCAAGCTGTATGCCGGGCCTGACAGGCAGGGCAAAGAACGCAACAATTTCTTCAGCTTCAAATCACAGTACCTGAATGTGGACGAGTTGATGAACTATGACTTCGCAGATCATACCGCACAGGCCAAAGCACCGCTCAAACCCACTACCGTCCGGGAAAACGACAGTCTGCATGCCGCAGGCTTCAATATCTTCAAAATCCCCTTTAGTAATTTTGACGCGCAGGTCAACATCGGAAAAATACGCTATCAACGGCTGTGGATGAAGGAAGTACTGGCCAATGTGCATATGCAGAAAGACCAGCGCGTGAAGGTAGACACCATTTCCGTACGGATGGCCGGCGGCCATATCGGGATGCGTGGCGTCCTTAATGCCTCCGACCCCGCCAAACTCTATTTCCGCAGTGGTATCCGGCTAGACAGTGTGGACATGACCAGGATGCTGCTGAAGTTTGACAACTTCGGGCAGGACATGGTGCTCAACAACAACCTGAAAGGCAGGCTCTCCGGACATATCAAAAGTCATGTGCGGCTGCATCCGGACATGACGCCCGTGTTAAGCGAAACAGCCGCCCAGATGGACGTAGAGATCCACAACGGCGTACTGATGGATTTCGGGCCAATGCAGGCCATGTCCTCCTATTTCAAGGACAAAAACCTGCGCATGGTGCGATTTGACACCCTGCGGAATAAACTGACCTTTAAAAACGGAACACTGGAAATACCCAACATGAACATCAACTCTTCGTTGGGGTATATAGAAGTTTCTGGCAAACAGTCGCTGGACCTGCAAATGAACTATTACCTCCGCGTGCCTATGCGGATGGTGACACAGGTGGGTTTTCAGGCTTTATTTGGCCGTAAGCGGGAGGAAGTGGACGCTGACCAGGTAGACGCCATCGAAAGCGTGGACAAAGGCAAAAAGGGCCGTTTTATGCATATCCATATTTCCGGTACACCGGACAAGTACCGTGTGGGTCTTGGGAAAGCCAGGAACATTTGA
- a CDS encoding MFS transporter encodes MDVFRSLKSRNYRLFFYGQSISLIGTWMQKTAACWLVYRLTNSAVLLGVVSFVSLIPSLFLSPYAGSYIDRHNRYRLMIITQVISMAQAGALALMILLRFYNIPGIIFLSLVQGIINAFDVTCRQSLMMEMVENKEDLPNAIALNSTMANFARIAGPALAGIVLSTFGEDICFAGNFLSYVPVLISLFMMKMDLPVIVKSERSIWAELREGWQYISHDRDLSSLLLMLTASSLLVMPFNTLMPIFAKDIFNGSARTFSWFESAAGLGSIAAAIYMAQLKAGKDLVKILITSSLIFGLSLVLLSYAGWLPLALLFMTLSGVGMMAQTSAINTYIQTHAIPAMRARAISYYIMAYQGMIPIGSLLTGLMAQWIGPRATVCIAGLTGIVATIVFVQHRRKSQPAAPGIFPSSGKMLTNDRNSARA; translated from the coding sequence ATGGATGTATTTCGCTCTTTAAAATCCCGGAACTACCGGCTCTTTTTTTACGGACAATCTATTTCCCTGATAGGTACCTGGATGCAGAAAACAGCTGCGTGCTGGCTGGTGTACCGGTTAACCAATTCCGCGGTACTACTGGGTGTGGTCAGCTTTGTCAGCCTTATTCCTTCCCTTTTCCTGTCACCTTATGCAGGCAGTTACATTGACCGCCATAACCGTTACCGCCTGATGATCATCACACAGGTGATTTCGATGGCGCAGGCAGGCGCGCTGGCGCTGATGATCCTGTTGCGGTTTTACAATATTCCCGGCATTATTTTCCTGTCGCTCGTACAGGGCATTATCAACGCATTTGATGTTACCTGCCGGCAGTCTCTGATGATGGAAATGGTAGAAAACAAGGAGGACCTTCCTAATGCCATTGCGCTCAACTCCACTATGGCCAACTTCGCCCGTATTGCCGGTCCGGCGCTGGCAGGCATTGTGCTGAGCACCTTCGGGGAAGATATCTGTTTTGCCGGTAACTTTCTCAGCTATGTCCCGGTATTGATTTCGTTGTTTATGATGAAGATGGACCTGCCCGTGATCGTGAAGTCAGAACGCAGTATCTGGGCAGAACTGAGAGAGGGATGGCAATATATTTCCCATGACAGGGACCTTTCCTCCCTATTGCTGATGCTTACCGCCAGCAGTCTGCTGGTGATGCCCTTCAACACCCTGATGCCTATTTTCGCCAAGGATATTTTTAACGGCAGCGCTAGGACTTTCAGTTGGTTTGAAAGTGCTGCCGGGCTGGGTTCCATTGCGGCGGCCATTTATATGGCGCAATTAAAGGCCGGTAAAGACCTGGTCAAAATACTGATCACCTCCAGCCTGATATTTGGTTTGAGCCTGGTGTTGCTCTCCTATGCCGGCTGGTTGCCACTGGCGCTGTTATTCATGACTTTGTCCGGTGTAGGCATGATGGCGCAGACCTCGGCCATCAATACTTATATCCAGACACACGCCATTCCGGCCATGCGTGCCAGGGCGATCAGTTACTACATCATGGCCTACCAGGGCATGATTCCTATCGGCAGTCTGCTGACAGGCCTGATGGCCCAGTGGATAGGCCCGCGGGCGACCGTATGCATTGCCGGGCTGACAGGTATTGTCGCTACTATTGTATTTGTGCAGCATCGCCGAAAAAGCCAGCCTGCCGCCCCCGGCATCTTTCCATCGTCCGGCAAGATGCTGACCAATGACCGCAACAGCGCCCGCGCCTGA